In Pseudomonas sp. GCEP-101, one DNA window encodes the following:
- a CDS encoding peptidoglycan binding protein CsiV → MRLFQPLLLSLALLSPAAFAEPYQVELILFQQSGDAVFASRPAPDDWAKGAQPPGPDSSRPTAMDAQVAKLKQNEGFQVLMHKAWRQEIDATPVRVALTEGAKRDGHFPVEGTVTLSQQRFVNTQTDFWINQFGQDGLLTASQHMVQEASLKNSVLTYLDHPSLGMLIKVSPLNAKPASAPPPGMEDEAPTGPGAPQQPPAPAAPADGGFDAPPPAQPAQ, encoded by the coding sequence ATGCGCCTGTTCCAACCCCTGCTGCTGTCGCTGGCCCTGTTGTCGCCAGCCGCCTTCGCCGAGCCCTACCAGGTGGAGCTGATTCTCTTCCAGCAGTCCGGCGACGCCGTGTTCGCCAGCCGCCCCGCGCCCGATGACTGGGCCAAGGGGGCGCAACCGCCGGGCCCGGACAGCTCGCGCCCCACGGCAATGGACGCCCAGGTCGCCAAGCTCAAGCAGAACGAAGGCTTCCAGGTTCTGATGCACAAGGCCTGGCGCCAGGAGATCGATGCCACCCCGGTGCGCGTCGCCCTGACCGAAGGCGCCAAGCGTGACGGGCACTTCCCCGTGGAAGGCACCGTCACCCTCAGCCAGCAGCGCTTCGTGAATACCCAGACCGACTTCTGGATCAACCAGTTCGGCCAGGACGGCCTGCTCACGGCCAGCCAGCACATGGTCCAGGAAGCCAGCCTGAAGAACAGCGTGCTGACCTACCTCGATCATCCCAGCCTGGGCATGCTGATCAAGGTTTCCCCCCTCAACGCCAAGCCTGCCTCCGCCCCGCCGCCCGGCATGGAAGACGAGGCGCCGACCGGCCCAGGCGCACCGCAGCAGCCACCGGCGCCGGCCGCTCCGGCAGACGGCGGCTTCGACGCCCCGCCGCCGGCCCAGCCCGCGCAATGA
- a CDS encoding S-methyl-5'-thioinosine phosphorylase, with product MTVYAIIGGTGLTQLEGLTLKDAIELDTPYGTPSAAIQRGEFAGREVLFLARHGHPHRFPPHQVNYRANLWALQQAGAEAILAVNAVGGIHAAMGSGHLCVPHQIVDYTWGREHTYFAGDIDHVTHIDFSHPYDEPLRQKLIAALQALGFAYSSHGVYAATQGPRLETVAEIAKLERDGCDIVGMTGMPEAALARELDLPYACLSLVVNPAAGKSSGIITMAEIEQALHDGIGKVREVLGRVLVS from the coding sequence ATGACTGTCTACGCCATTATCGGCGGCACCGGCCTGACCCAGCTGGAAGGGCTGACCCTGAAGGACGCCATCGAACTGGATACGCCTTACGGCACGCCTTCGGCGGCGATCCAACGCGGCGAGTTTGCCGGGCGCGAGGTGCTGTTCCTTGCCCGTCACGGCCACCCGCATCGTTTCCCGCCGCACCAGGTGAACTACCGCGCCAACCTCTGGGCGCTGCAGCAGGCCGGCGCCGAAGCCATCCTGGCGGTGAACGCCGTGGGCGGCATCCACGCTGCCATGGGCAGCGGCCATCTCTGCGTGCCGCACCAGATCGTGGACTATACGTGGGGCCGGGAACACACGTACTTCGCCGGCGATATCGACCATGTCACCCACATCGACTTCAGCCATCCCTACGACGAACCGCTGCGGCAGAAGCTGATCGCTGCGCTGCAGGCTCTCGGTTTTGCGTACAGCAGCCACGGCGTGTATGCAGCGACGCAAGGCCCGCGCCTGGAGACGGTGGCGGAGATCGCCAAGCTGGAGCGCGACGGCTGCGACATCGTCGGCATGACCGGGATGCCCGAGGCCGCCCTGGCTCGCGAGCTGGACCTGCCGTACGCCTGTCTGTCGCTGGTGGTGAACCCGGCGGCTGGCAAGTCCAGCGGTATCATCACCATGGCCGAGATCGAACAGGCGCTGCACGACGGCATCGGCAAGGTGCGCGAGGTGCTGGGGCGCGTCCTGGTCAGTTGA
- the nagZ gene encoding beta-N-acetylhexosaminidase, with protein sequence MQGSLMLDVGGTWLTAEDRQILRHPEVGGLIIFARNIESPRQVRELMASIRAVRPDLLLAVDQEGGRVQRLRQGFLRLPAMRAIADNPNAERLAEQCGWLMATEVLAVGLDLSFAPVLDLDHQRSAVVGSRAFEGNPERAVTLAGAFIRGMHAAGMAATGKHFPGHGWAEVDSHVGIPEDERTLEQIRAVDLVPFQRLAGELDALMPAHVIYPQVDPNPAGFSRRWLQDILRGELGFDGVIFSDDLSMAGAHVVGDAANRIEAALNAGCDMGLVCNDRASAELALSALQRLKVTAPQRLQRMRAKAWPGTEYKQLPRWQQAVGELRAAQLID encoded by the coding sequence ATGCAAGGCTCCCTGATGCTCGATGTCGGCGGCACCTGGCTGACCGCCGAGGACCGTCAGATCCTGCGCCACCCGGAAGTGGGCGGCCTGATCATCTTCGCCCGCAATATCGAATCGCCGCGCCAGGTGCGCGAGCTGATGGCCTCCATCCGCGCGGTGCGCCCTGATCTGCTGTTGGCGGTGGACCAGGAGGGTGGCCGCGTGCAGCGTCTGCGCCAGGGCTTCCTGCGGCTGCCGGCGATGCGCGCCATCGCGGATAACCCTAATGCCGAGCGGCTGGCGGAGCAGTGCGGTTGGCTGATGGCCACCGAAGTGCTCGCAGTGGGCCTCGACCTGAGCTTCGCCCCGGTACTGGACCTGGACCACCAGCGCAGCGCCGTGGTCGGCAGCCGTGCCTTCGAGGGCAACCCCGAGCGGGCCGTCACGCTGGCCGGCGCCTTCATCCGTGGCATGCATGCCGCCGGCATGGCCGCCACCGGCAAGCACTTCCCCGGCCATGGTTGGGCGGAAGTCGATTCCCATGTGGGGATTCCCGAGGATGAACGCACGCTGGAGCAGATCCGCGCCGTGGACCTGGTGCCGTTCCAGCGCCTGGCTGGTGAGCTGGATGCCTTGATGCCGGCCCACGTGATCTACCCGCAGGTCGATCCGAACCCCGCCGGTTTCTCACGCCGCTGGTTGCAGGACATCCTGCGCGGCGAGCTGGGCTTTGACGGGGTGATCTTCAGCGACGACCTGTCGATGGCCGGCGCCCATGTGGTGGGCGATGCCGCCAATCGTATCGAGGCCGCGCTCAATGCCGGCTGCGACATGGGCCTGGTGTGCAACGACCGCGCGTCCGCCGAGTTGGCCCTGAGCGCCCTGCAGCGCCTGAAGGTGACTGCTCCGCAGCGTCTGCAGCGCATGCGCGCCAAGGCCTGGCCGGGCACCGAATACAAGCAGCTGCCGCGCTGGCAACAGGCCGTGGGCGAATTGCGCGCCGCACAACTGATCGACTGA
- a CDS encoding L,D-transpeptidase yields MADLDLLHISLADQMLYGFAAGCLVVRVPISSAANGAGERNGSGCTPRGLHQVRARIGERLPKGAVLKGRRWTGETWTAALHEAFPGRDWILSRILWLSGCEPGRNRLGEVDTFRRYIYLHGTPDCEPMGTPLSHGCIRLRNDDLLELFPRVPLHCRVRIEEAACPQWQTAQLN; encoded by the coding sequence ATGGCTGATCTCGATCTTCTTCATATTTCCCTTGCTGACCAGATGCTCTACGGCTTCGCCGCAGGGTGCCTCGTCGTGCGCGTTCCGATATCCAGCGCCGCCAACGGCGCGGGGGAGCGCAACGGCTCAGGCTGCACGCCACGCGGACTGCACCAGGTTCGCGCGCGCATCGGCGAAAGGTTGCCCAAGGGGGCCGTGCTCAAGGGGCGGCGCTGGACCGGCGAAACCTGGACGGCCGCGCTGCATGAAGCGTTTCCCGGACGCGACTGGATCCTTTCGCGCATCCTCTGGCTCAGCGGCTGCGAGCCGGGGCGCAATCGGCTGGGCGAGGTCGATACCTTCCGCCGCTACATCTACCTGCACGGCACCCCGGACTGCGAGCCCATGGGCACGCCGCTGTCCCACGGGTGTATCCGCCTGCGCAATGACGACCTGCTGGAACTCTTCCCGCGGGTTCCCCTCCATTGCCGGGTCCGAATCGAAGAGGCCGCCTGTCCGCAGTGGCAGACGGCGCAACTGAACTGA
- a CDS encoding TetR/AcrR family transcriptional regulator has product MAQSETVERILDAAEQLFAEKGFAETSLRLITSKAGVNLAAVNYHFGSKKALIQAVFSRFLGPFCASLEKELDRRQAKPDAPRATLEELLELLVIQAMAVKPRSGNDLSIFMRLLGLAFSQSQGHLRKYLEEVYGKVFRRYMLLVHESAPRLPPLELFWRVHFMLGTAVFSMSGIKALRAMAENDFGVNTSIEQVMRLMVPFLAAGMRADSGVSDPSLAGAQLKPRTKSSASQAPAKV; this is encoded by the coding sequence ATGGCCCAGTCGGAAACCGTCGAACGCATCCTGGATGCAGCGGAACAGCTGTTCGCGGAGAAAGGCTTCGCCGAAACCTCCCTGCGTTTGATCACCAGCAAGGCGGGGGTGAACCTCGCGGCAGTGAACTATCACTTCGGCTCGAAGAAGGCGCTGATCCAGGCGGTCTTCTCGCGCTTCCTCGGCCCGTTCTGCGCCAGCCTGGAGAAGGAACTGGACCGCCGCCAGGCCAAGCCCGATGCGCCGCGCGCCACCCTGGAAGAGCTGCTGGAACTGCTCGTGATCCAGGCCATGGCGGTCAAGCCGCGTAGTGGCAACGACCTGTCCATCTTCATGCGGCTGCTGGGGCTGGCCTTCAGCCAGAGTCAGGGCCACCTGCGCAAATACCTCGAAGAGGTCTACGGCAAGGTATTCCGCCGCTACATGCTGCTGGTGCATGAATCCGCGCCGCGCCTGCCGCCGCTGGAGCTGTTCTGGCGCGTGCATTTCATGCTGGGTACCGCGGTGTTCAGCATGTCCGGCATCAAGGCGCTGCGTGCCATGGCCGAGAACGATTTCGGGGTGAACACCTCCATCGAGCAGGTGATGCGCCTGATGGTGCCGTTCCTGGCTGCCGGCATGCGTGCCGACAGCGGTGTCAGCGACCCGTCGCTGGCCGGTGCGCAACTCAAGCCGCGCACCAAGTCGAGCGCTTCTCAGGCTCCTGCCAAGGTCTGA
- the lexA gene encoding transcriptional repressor LexA, whose product MLKLTPRQAEILAFIKRCLEANGYPPTRAEIAQELGFKSPNAAEEHLKALARKGAIEMTPGASRGIRIPGFEPKAAANEDELPIIGRVAAGAPILAEQNVDDTCRINPTFFNPPADYLLRVRGQSMKDVGIMDGDLLAVHVTREARNGQIVVARLGEEVTVKRFKREGSKVWLLAENPEFAPIEVDLKEQELVIEGLSVGVIRR is encoded by the coding sequence ATGCTGAAGCTCACGCCGCGCCAAGCCGAGATCCTCGCCTTCATCAAACGCTGCCTGGAAGCCAACGGCTACCCGCCCACCCGCGCGGAAATCGCCCAGGAGCTCGGCTTCAAGTCGCCCAACGCCGCCGAGGAGCACCTCAAGGCCCTGGCCCGCAAAGGCGCCATCGAGATGACCCCGGGCGCTTCCCGCGGCATCCGCATCCCCGGCTTCGAGCCCAAGGCCGCCGCCAATGAAGACGAATTGCCGATCATCGGCCGCGTCGCCGCGGGCGCACCGATCCTCGCCGAGCAGAACGTCGACGACACCTGCCGGATCAACCCGACCTTCTTCAATCCTCCCGCCGACTACCTGCTGCGTGTGCGCGGCCAGAGCATGAAGGACGTCGGCATCATGGACGGCGACCTGCTGGCCGTGCATGTCACCCGCGAGGCGCGCAACGGCCAGATCGTGGTGGCCCGCCTGGGTGAAGAGGTAACGGTGAAGCGCTTCAAGCGCGAAGGCAGCAAAGTCTGGCTGCTCGCCGAGAACCCGGAGTTCGCCCCCATCGAGGTCGATCTCAAGGAACAGGAACTGGTCATCGAAGGCTTGAGCGTCGGCGTGATCCGTCGCTGA
- the sulA gene encoding SOS-induced cell division inhibitor SulA: MQYPQPQNLPQLPLFQEALWASGTAPLLPELMDDEPAAEESAFSEIALRGLPGQCLMLLAPMLRELSEESDSRWLTLIAPPASLTPDWLRKAGLNRERILLLPARDQAAAQALACEALRLGNSHTVVSWLNLNEKARTQLSRAAVAGQAQSLNIRLG, encoded by the coding sequence ATGCAGTACCCGCAGCCGCAGAACCTGCCGCAACTCCCGCTGTTCCAGGAAGCACTCTGGGCGAGCGGTACTGCTCCCCTGCTTCCGGAGCTGATGGACGATGAGCCCGCCGCCGAGGAAAGCGCCTTCAGTGAAATCGCCCTGCGCGGCCTTCCCGGCCAATGCCTGATGCTGCTGGCGCCGATGCTCCGCGAGCTGAGCGAAGAGAGCGACTCGCGCTGGCTCACCCTGATCGCCCCGCCCGCCAGCCTGACTCCGGACTGGCTGCGCAAGGCCGGCCTCAACCGCGAGCGCATCCTGCTGCTGCCGGCGCGCGATCAGGCCGCTGCGCAAGCCCTGGCATGCGAGGCGTTGCGGCTGGGCAATAGCCATACCGTGGTGAGTTGGCTGAATCTCAACGAAAAAGCGCGCACGCAACTGTCCCGCGCCGCCGTTGCCGGCCAGGCGCAGAGCCTGAATATTCGTCTGGGTTGA
- a CDS encoding DUF6586 family protein yields MANELYTRTNQKLFFAGLALEAWRNAETARAMNAQARIQAEREAALFHLYGAVLGVAHEIAGYYRLPQAGAPRVDQLLNAEVLAAAPSPELAEMVELAQSPEAWLGRLLAAYAALFQPPSEPKKAKVDPTQPLIQAVNVDDEAPAELGNDELESWRKSLKELVLRFRASLTEL; encoded by the coding sequence ATGGCGAACGAACTCTATACCCGCACCAATCAGAAGCTGTTCTTCGCCGGCCTTGCCCTGGAAGCCTGGCGCAACGCCGAAACGGCGCGCGCGATGAATGCCCAGGCGCGCATCCAGGCCGAGCGCGAAGCGGCGCTGTTCCATCTCTACGGAGCGGTGCTGGGCGTGGCCCATGAAATTGCCGGTTATTACCGCCTGCCCCAGGCGGGTGCGCCGCGCGTCGACCAGTTGCTCAATGCCGAGGTGCTGGCCGCCGCGCCCAGCCCGGAGCTGGCGGAAATGGTCGAGCTGGCGCAATCGCCGGAAGCCTGGCTGGGGCGCCTGCTGGCTGCCTATGCCGCGCTGTTCCAGCCGCCGAGCGAGCCGAAGAAAGCCAAGGTCGATCCGACCCAGCCGCTGATTCAAGCGGTGAATGTCGACGACGAGGCGCCGGCCGAGCTGGGTAACGATGAGCTGGAAAGCTGGCGCAAGTCCCTCAAGGAACTGGTGCTGCGCTTCCGCGCGTCGCTCACCGAGCTCTGA
- the topA gene encoding type I DNA topoisomerase yields the protein MGKSLVIVESPAKAKTINKYLGNQYVVKSSIGHIRDLPTSGSSAAKEPAAKGRKAAAEAPALSPKEKAKRQLFTRMGVDPEHGWKAKYEILPGKEKVIEELRRLAKDADTIYLATDLDREGEAIAWHLREAIGGDDSRYKRVVFNEITKKAIQEAFSQPGELDINRVNAQQARRFLDRVVGYMVSPLLWAKIARGLSAGRVQSVAVKLVVEREREIRAFVPEEYWEVHADLATPKSDKVRFEVVREKGEAFKPLNEAQANAALEKLKASSYSIAKREDKPTSSKPSAPFITSTLQQAASNRLGFGVKKTMMMAQRLYEAGYITYMRTDSTNLSADAIDMVRGFIDSEFGKKYLPAKPNFYSSKEGAQEAHEAIRPSDVNLRPTQLSGMERDAERLYDLIWRQFVACQMPPAEYLSTTVSAAAGDFELRAKGRILKFDGYTKVLPQQSKPGEDDVLPEMNQGDAMKLLKLDPSQHFTKPPARFSEASLVKELEKRGIGRPSTYAAIISTIQERGYVTTHNRRFYAEKMGDIVTDRLNESFSNLMDYGFTAGMEENLDDVAQGERDWKNVLDEFYGDFRKKLDLAEAANDGMRANQPTLTDIPCRECGRPMMIRTASTGVFLGCSGYSLPPKERCKATVNLIPGDEIAADDEGESESRVLRGKHRCPICSTAMDAYLVDEKRKLHICGNNPDCAGYEIEEGQYRIKGYEGPSLECDKCGSEMQLKTGRFGKFFGCTNPTCKNTRKLLKNGEPAPPKMDAIRMPELKCEKVDDIYVLRDGASGLFLAASQFPKNRETRAPLVAELLPHKDELDPKYHFLLAAPAKDPDGRPAVIRFSRKTKEQYVQSEVDGKPTGWRAFFDGGKWKVEDKR from the coding sequence ATGGGTAAATCGCTGGTCATCGTGGAATCACCGGCCAAGGCCAAGACCATCAACAAGTACCTGGGCAACCAGTACGTGGTGAAGTCGAGCATCGGCCACATCCGCGACCTGCCCACCAGCGGCTCTTCCGCTGCCAAGGAGCCTGCGGCCAAAGGACGCAAGGCTGCCGCCGAAGCGCCGGCCCTGTCGCCGAAGGAGAAGGCCAAGCGCCAGCTCTTCACCCGCATGGGCGTCGATCCGGAGCACGGCTGGAAGGCCAAGTACGAGATCCTGCCCGGCAAGGAAAAGGTGATCGAGGAGCTGCGCCGCCTGGCCAAGGATGCCGACACCATCTATCTCGCAACCGACTTGGACCGCGAAGGGGAGGCCATTGCCTGGCACCTACGCGAGGCCATCGGCGGCGACGACTCGCGCTACAAGCGCGTGGTCTTCAACGAAATCACCAAGAAGGCCATCCAGGAGGCCTTCTCCCAGCCTGGCGAGCTGGATATCAACCGCGTGAATGCCCAGCAGGCCCGCCGCTTCCTCGACCGCGTGGTGGGCTACATGGTCTCGCCGCTGCTGTGGGCGAAGATCGCCCGCGGCCTGTCTGCCGGCCGCGTGCAGTCGGTAGCGGTGAAGCTGGTGGTCGAGCGTGAGCGCGAAATCCGCGCCTTCGTCCCGGAAGAGTACTGGGAAGTCCACGCCGACCTCGCCACCCCGAAGAGCGACAAGGTCCGCTTCGAAGTGGTGCGCGAGAAGGGCGAAGCCTTCAAACCGCTGAACGAAGCCCAGGCCAACGCCGCGCTGGAGAAACTCAAGGCGTCCAGCTACAGCATCGCCAAGCGCGAGGACAAGCCGACTTCCAGCAAGCCCTCGGCGCCCTTCATCACCTCCACCCTGCAGCAGGCCGCGAGCAACCGCCTGGGCTTTGGCGTGAAGAAGACCATGATGATGGCCCAGCGTCTCTACGAAGCCGGCTACATCACCTACATGCGTACCGACTCGACCAACCTGTCGGCCGACGCCATCGACATGGTGCGCGGCTTCATCGACAGCGAGTTCGGCAAGAAGTACCTGCCGGCCAAGCCGAATTTCTACTCCAGCAAGGAAGGCGCCCAGGAAGCGCACGAAGCGATTCGTCCTTCCGACGTCAACCTGCGTCCGACCCAGCTGTCGGGCATGGAGCGCGACGCCGAGCGCCTGTACGACCTCATCTGGCGCCAGTTCGTGGCCTGCCAGATGCCGCCGGCCGAGTACCTGTCCACCACCGTCAGCGCCGCTGCCGGTGACTTCGAGCTGCGCGCCAAGGGCCGCATCCTCAAGTTCGACGGCTACACCAAGGTGCTGCCGCAGCAGAGCAAGCCGGGCGAGGACGACGTCCTGCCGGAAATGAACCAGGGCGACGCCATGAAGCTGCTCAAGCTCGACCCGAGCCAGCACTTCACCAAGCCGCCGGCGCGCTTCTCCGAAGCCAGCCTGGTCAAGGAGTTGGAAAAGCGCGGCATCGGCCGTCCGTCCACCTACGCGGCGATCATCTCTACCATCCAGGAGCGTGGCTACGTCACCACCCATAACCGCCGTTTCTACGCGGAAAAAATGGGCGACATCGTCACCGACCGCCTCAACGAGAGCTTCTCCAACCTCATGGACTACGGCTTCACCGCCGGCATGGAAGAGAACCTCGATGACGTGGCCCAGGGCGAGCGCGACTGGAAAAACGTGCTGGACGAGTTCTATGGCGACTTCCGCAAGAAACTCGACCTGGCCGAGGCTGCCAACGACGGCATGCGCGCCAACCAGCCGACCCTGACCGACATCCCCTGCCGCGAGTGCGGCCGGCCGATGATGATCCGTACCGCTTCCACTGGCGTGTTCCTCGGCTGCTCGGGCTACAGCCTGCCGCCCAAGGAGCGCTGCAAGGCCACCGTCAACCTGATTCCGGGCGACGAGATCGCCGCGGATGACGAAGGCGAATCCGAATCCCGCGTACTGCGTGGCAAGCACCGCTGTCCGATCTGCAGCACCGCCATGGACGCCTACCTGGTCGACGAGAAGCGCAAGCTGCACATCTGTGGCAACAACCCGGATTGCGCCGGCTACGAGATCGAAGAAGGCCAGTACCGCATCAAGGGCTACGAAGGCCCGAGCCTGGAATGCGACAAGTGTGGCAGCGAGATGCAGCTCAAGACCGGCCGCTTCGGCAAGTTCTTCGGCTGCACCAACCCGACCTGCAAGAACACCCGCAAGCTGCTGAAGAACGGCGAGCCTGCGCCGCCGAAGATGGACGCCATCCGCATGCCGGAACTCAAGTGCGAGAAGGTGGACGACATCTACGTACTGCGTGACGGCGCTTCCGGCCTGTTCCTGGCCGCCAGCCAGTTCCCGAAGAACCGCGAGACCCGTGCTCCGCTGGTGGCCGAACTGCTGCCGCACAAGGATGAGCTGGATCCGAAGTACCACTTCCTGCTCGCCGCTCCGGCGAAAGACCCGGATGGCCGCCCGGCGGTGATCCGCTTCAGCCGCAAGACCAAGGAGCAGTACGTGCAGTCCGAAGTCGATGGCAAGCCCACCGGCTGGCGTGCGTTCTTCGACGGCGGCAAGTGGAAGGTCGAAGACAAGCGCTGA
- a CDS encoding DUF1653 domain-containing protein yields MHLQPGLYRHYKGQQYRVLGVARHSETEEELVIYQALYGEFGVWVRPLSMFTEAVEVNGEKVPRFALVSVEEDPLGLLTGPSGETQA; encoded by the coding sequence ATGCACTTGCAGCCCGGACTGTATCGACATTACAAGGGACAGCAGTACCGTGTGCTCGGCGTCGCCCGGCATTCGGAAACCGAGGAAGAGCTGGTGATCTACCAGGCGCTGTACGGCGAATTCGGTGTGTGGGTGCGCCCGCTGAGCATGTTCACCGAGGCAGTGGAAGTGAACGGCGAGAAGGTCCCGCGCTTCGCCCTGGTGAGCGTCGAAGAGGATCCGCTGGGGCTTCTGACTGGCCCGTCCGGCGAAACCCAAGCTTGA
- the fadA gene encoding acetyl-CoA C-acyltransferase FadA: MSLNPRDAVIVDFGRTPMGRSKGGMHRNTRAENMSAHLISSVLARNPKIDPAEVEDVIWGCVNQTLEQGWNIARMASLMTQIPHTSAGQTVSRLCGSSMSALHTAVQAIQTGNGDVFVIGGVEHMGHVGMMHGVDPNPHMSLYAAKASGMMGLTAEMLGKMHGITREAQDKFGVRSHQLAWKATQEGKFKDEIIPMEGYDENGFLKVFDFDETIRPETTLESLAALKPAFNPKGGTVTAGTSSQITDGASCMIVMSAQRAQDLGVQPMAVVRAMAVAGVDPAIMGYGPVPSTNKALKRAGLTINDIDFFELNEAFAAQALPVLKDLKLLDKMEEKVNLHGGAIALGHPFGCSGARISGTLLNVMKQNGGTLGVSTMCVGLGQGITTVFERV, translated from the coding sequence ATGAGCCTGAATCCGAGAGACGCCGTCATTGTCGACTTCGGCCGCACCCCGATGGGCCGTTCGAAGGGTGGCATGCACCGCAACACCCGCGCGGAAAACATGTCCGCGCACCTGATCAGCAGCGTGCTGGCACGCAACCCGAAGATCGACCCGGCAGAAGTCGAGGACGTGATCTGGGGCTGCGTGAACCAGACCCTGGAGCAGGGCTGGAACATCGCGCGCATGGCGTCGCTGATGACCCAGATCCCGCACACCAGCGCCGGGCAGACCGTCAGCCGCCTGTGCGGCTCGTCCATGAGCGCCCTGCACACCGCCGTGCAGGCGATCCAGACCGGCAACGGTGACGTCTTCGTCATCGGCGGCGTGGAGCACATGGGCCACGTCGGCATGATGCACGGCGTCGATCCGAACCCGCACATGTCCCTCTACGCCGCCAAGGCGTCGGGCATGATGGGGCTGACCGCCGAAATGCTGGGCAAGATGCACGGCATCACCCGCGAGGCGCAGGACAAGTTCGGCGTGCGTTCGCACCAGCTGGCCTGGAAAGCGACCCAGGAAGGCAAGTTCAAAGACGAAATCATCCCGATGGAAGGCTACGACGAGAATGGCTTCCTGAAGGTCTTCGACTTCGACGAAACCATCCGTCCGGAAACCACCCTGGAAAGCCTGGCGGCCCTGAAGCCAGCCTTCAACCCGAAGGGCGGCACCGTGACGGCGGGTACTTCCTCGCAGATCACCGACGGTGCTTCCTGCATGATCGTCATGAGCGCCCAGCGCGCCCAGGACCTCGGCGTGCAGCCGATGGCCGTGGTTCGCGCCATGGCAGTGGCGGGCGTTGATCCGGCGATCATGGGCTACGGCCCGGTTCCGTCGACCAACAAGGCGCTCAAGCGCGCCGGCCTGACCATCAACGACATCGACTTCTTCGAGCTCAACGAAGCCTTCGCTGCACAGGCCCTGCCGGTGCTCAAGGACCTGAAGCTGCTCGACAAGATGGAAGAGAAGGTCAACCTGCACGGCGGCGCCATCGCCCTGGGTCACCCGTTCGGCTGCTCCGGTGCGCGTATCTCCGGCACCCTGCTGAACGTGATGAAACAGAACGGCGGTACCCTGGGCGTGTCCACCATGTGCGTGGGCCTGGGCCAGGGCATCACCACCGTCTTCGAACGCGTCTAA